The Urbifossiella limnaea nucleotide sequence CACCGGCGCGGCGGGCGGGGGGAAGGGCGCCTTCCCGCCCGGCACGCCCCGCCGCGATATACTGGCAGGCAACACACCTTCCCCGAGGGCCGCGCCGTGCGCCCGCTCGCCGTGCTCGCCGTCGTCGCCGCCGTGTCCCTCGCCCAGTCGCCGGACGACGTGGAGAAGGCGCTCGCCCGCGCCGGGGCCAACCGCGCGCAGCTCGAGAAGGCCCTCGCCGCCGCGCCCGCCGACGAGCGGCCCGGCGTCGCCTTCCTCGTCGCCCACATGCCGGATCGCGATTTGAAGACGCTCACGGCCGAGTTCCTCCTCACGAACACCAAGCTCGCCTACCGCGCCCGCCGCGAACTGCCGTGGGGCAAGGACGTGCCCGAAGAGCTGTTCCTCAACGACGTGCTGCCGTACTGCCACGTCGACGAGACCCGCGACGCCTGGCGGCAGCAGCTGTTCGACCGCTGCGTGCCGCTCGTCAAGGACTGCAAGACGCCCGCCGAGGCCGTGCAGAAGCTGAACACCGCCCTGTTCCCGCAGCTGAAGGTCGGCTACTCCACGGGCCGGCGGGCGCCCAACCAGGGGCCGTTCGAGACGATCGAATCGGGCAAGGCGTCCTGCACCGGGCTGTCGATCCTGCTCGCCGACGCGTGCCGGGCGGTCGGCATCCCGGCCCGGCTCGCCGGCACCGCCAACTGGTCCGACAAGCGCGGCAACCACACGTGGGTCGAGGTGTGGGACGGCCGGTGGCGGTTCACCGGGGCGTGCGAGCCCGACCCGAACGGCCTCGACCGCGGGTGGTTCGTCGCCGACGCCGCCCGCGCCCAGAAGGACGTGCCCGAGCACGCCATCTTCGCCACCAGCTTCAAGGCCACCGGCACCGCCTTCCCGCTGGTGTGGGACCGCAAGAGCCGCGCCGTGCCCGGCGTGAACGTCACCGACCGCTACACGACGGCCGCCGCCACCGACGCGACGCGCTCCGCGGCGGCGCTCGCGGCGCTGAAGGCGGCGATCGCCGACCCCGCGGCCCTGACCGGCCTGGAGAAGCGCGACATCGCCGCCGTGCCGCTCACGAAGGCCGACGCCGAATCGGCCCGCGACCTCATCTGGAAGGCGCACGTCGCCAAGCTCAAGGTCGAGCGCGCCGCCGAGATGAAGGAGCGCGTCCTGAAGCACGGCGAGTTGCAGATGCCGTTCGACGTGAAGACGTTCGGCACGGCCCCCGCCGGCGGGCACAGCCTGTGGATTTCCCTCCACGGCGGCGGCGGCGCCCCGAAGAAGGTGAACGACCAGCAGTGGGAGAACCAGAAGCGCCTCTACACCCTCGACGAGGGCGTGTACGTCGCCCCGCGGGCGCCCACGAACACGTGGAACCTGTGGCACGAAGGGCACATGGACGCCCTGTACTCGCGGCTGATCGAAAACATGGTGGCACTGGAGGGCGTGAACCCCGACAAGGTCTACATCCTGGG carries:
- a CDS encoding transglutaminase domain-containing protein, giving the protein MRPLAVLAVVAAVSLAQSPDDVEKALARAGANRAQLEKALAAAPADERPGVAFLVAHMPDRDLKTLTAEFLLTNTKLAYRARRELPWGKDVPEELFLNDVLPYCHVDETRDAWRQQLFDRCVPLVKDCKTPAEAVQKLNTALFPQLKVGYSTGRRAPNQGPFETIESGKASCTGLSILLADACRAVGIPARLAGTANWSDKRGNHTWVEVWDGRWRFTGACEPDPNGLDRGWFVADAARAQKDVPEHAIFATSFKATGTAFPLVWDRKSRAVPGVNVTDRYTTAAATDATRSAAALAALKAAIADPAALTGLEKRDIAAVPLTKADAESARDLIWKAHVAKLKVERAAEMKERVLKHGELQMPFDVKTFGTAPAGGHSLWISLHGGGGAPKKVNDQQWENQKRLYTLDEGVYVAPRAPTNTWNLWHEGHMDALYSRLIENMVALEGVNPDKVYILGYSAGGDGVYQMAPRMADRWAAAAMMAGHPNGVSPLSLRNVPFALQVGENDTAYNRSKVGREFGEHLDKLRLADPGGYEHLVKIHPGKGHWMDREDKLALPWMAKFTRTPVPDRVVWHQSGNLHDRSYWLAVPQLGGLHTVVTAKRAGQTIEVASVGVKRVLVRLDDRVADLDRPVRVVSDGKELYAGSPPRTAAVLAKTLAGRGDPRLMFSAEVAVELP